A section of the Ignavibacteriales bacterium genome encodes:
- a CDS encoding NUDIX domain-containing protein: MKLATLLYVTNPKGEYLLMERAKDPNKDLISPPGGKLLTDRAESPAECAVREFEEECGIKTQTKDWELIGTVTENNYPNIGHILIFLFKLKTPVNELPLDSREGRFVFVDPADLDKMNIPETDKLFIWKNVLYTENGYFSLKIDCNTNPYTCTIETT, translated from the coding sequence GTGAAATTAGCCACATTATTATATGTGACGAATCCAAAAGGTGAATACCTTTTGATGGAGAGAGCGAAAGATCCCAATAAGGATCTTATCTCGCCTCCCGGCGGTAAACTCCTTACAGATAGAGCTGAATCCCCTGCTGAATGCGCGGTACGTGAATTTGAGGAAGAGTGCGGTATCAAGACACAAACCAAAGATTGGGAACTAATAGGAACGGTCACAGAGAATAACTATCCGAATATCGGACATATATTAATATTCTTATTTAAACTAAAAACCCCGGTTAATGAACTTCCGCTGGATTCCCGTGAAGGCAGGTTCGTATTTGTAGATCCGGCAGATCTGGACAAAATGAATATCCCCGAAACAGATAAACTTTTTATATGGAAAAATGTGTTATATACTGAGAACGGCTATTTTTCCTTAAAAATTGACTGTAATACCAATCCCTATACTTGCACTATCGAAACAACATGA
- a CDS encoding UDP-2,3-diacylglucosamine diphosphatase → MKHAYYFISDAHLGLGDKTEEKFKESILVSFLDDIKEDAKELYIVGDLFDFWIEYKYVVPKGFYRFFAKLSELMDNGLKVYYLAGNHDFWRGNYFKDEFGIDILDEPFERVIEGKRFFIHHGDGLAYNDTGYKIARAILRNKVCQFLYSLLHPTIGIGLAKGTSSKSRVHTSKKDYSQKDGLRDFAKEKIREGYNYVLMGHRHNPEMLSEGSGWYINLGDWMDNFTFGVFADGSFSLKRYYDIEKHETTNEVIKSDWQKESEIKEKSSTDIYQTETTEKRK, encoded by the coding sequence ATGAAACATGCTTATTATTTTATTTCCGATGCGCATTTAGGACTTGGCGATAAAACAGAAGAAAAGTTTAAAGAAAGCATTCTCGTTTCATTTCTAGATGATATAAAAGAGGATGCAAAAGAGCTTTACATAGTTGGTGACCTATTCGATTTTTGGATAGAATATAAGTACGTAGTACCAAAAGGGTTTTACAGATTTTTTGCTAAGTTATCCGAGCTTATGGATAACGGGCTCAAGGTTTATTACCTCGCCGGAAACCATGACTTCTGGCGAGGTAATTATTTTAAGGATGAGTTTGGGATAGATATCCTGGATGAACCCTTTGAGAGAGTTATAGAGGGGAAGAGGTTTTTCATTCATCACGGGGATGGACTGGCATATAACGACACGGGTTACAAAATAGCCCGCGCCATTCTTAGAAATAAAGTTTGCCAATTTCTATACTCGCTTCTGCACCCCACTATCGGGATAGGACTTGCTAAAGGGACATCGTCCAAATCCCGTGTTCATACCAGCAAAAAAGATTATTCTCAGAAAGACGGACTCCGTGACTTTGCGAAAGAAAAGATCCGCGAAGGATACAATTACGTATTGATGGGACACAGGCATAATCCCGAGATGCTTAGTGAAGGCAGCGGGTGGTACATTAATCTTGGAGACTGGATGGATAATTTCACCTTTGGGGTTTTTGCGGACGGCAGTTTCAGCCTTAAAAGATATTACGACATTGAGAAGCACGAAACAACAAACGAAGTAATTAAATCAGATTGGCAAAAAGAAAGCGAAATAAAAGAGAAGAGCTCGACAGATATTTATCAGACAGAGACTACAGAAAAAAGAAAGTAA
- the ndk gene encoding nucleoside-diphosphate kinase — protein MEKTLCIIKPDAVKKRVEGSIIQMILDNGFDILGMEFMNLSKEQAQEFYEVHKERPFYNDLVDFMTSGPCIPIALQKDNAVADWRKLIGATDPAEAEEGTIRKKFADSKAENAVHGSDSVENGVREVSFFFPNL, from the coding sequence ATGGAAAAAACTTTATGTATTATTAAACCCGATGCCGTAAAGAAAAGGGTAGAGGGAAGTATTATTCAGATGATATTAGACAATGGATTTGACATTCTTGGTATGGAGTTTATGAACCTTAGCAAAGAGCAAGCTCAGGAGTTTTACGAAGTTCACAAAGAAAGACCGTTTTATAACGACCTGGTAGATTTTATGACATCGGGACCCTGTATCCCGATCGCTCTCCAAAAAGACAACGCTGTCGCAGACTGGAGAAAGCTCATAGGTGCTACCGATCCAGCCGAAGCGGAAGAAGGTACGATTAGAAAGAAATTCGCCGACTCTAAAGCCGAAAATGCGGTTCACGGATCGGATTCGGTTGAAAATGGGGTTAGAGAGGTTAGCTTCTTCTTCCCTAACTTATAA
- the rpmG gene encoding 50S ribosomal protein L33: MAKEGARVNIRLVSVEGPNKGKSVYVTKKNRNNTKERLELKKYCKFTKAHVLHREAK, from the coding sequence ATGGCAAAAGAAGGCGCAAGAGTAAACATAAGATTAGTAAGTGTGGAAGGTCCTAATAAAGGAAAATCCGTTTACGTTACTAAAAAGAATAGAAATAATACTAAAGAGAGATTAGAACTTAAGAAATATTGTAAGTTCACAAAAGCTCACGTGCTTCACAGAGAAGCGAAGTAA
- a CDS encoding GTP cyclohydrolase I FolE2 — protein MDTNQPVQEILPDMQNQEDQRKIPIDRVGVTNLKYPIAVKDRDKDMQHTIATISMTVDLPMEFKGTHMSRFVEILECSTKEFHVNAIFPTLERMQERLNSNISHLEIKFPYFKEKKAPVTGKSSLMSYNVTFNAVKTKDKEDFILSVDVPVTTLCPCSKEIAQYGAHNQRGEVRVSVRSNDTVWIEDLIEVIERSASSELYSLLKREDEKYVTERAYENPVFVEDLVRNVVQEFKKNGKIDWFRVEAENFESIHNHNAYAMIESHNNK, from the coding sequence ATGGACACAAATCAACCGGTTCAGGAAATTCTACCCGACATGCAAAACCAGGAAGACCAGCGTAAGATACCTATTGATAGGGTCGGGGTAACGAATTTGAAATACCCTATTGCGGTCAAGGATAGAGATAAAGACATGCAGCATACGATCGCGACCATTTCAATGACGGTAGATCTGCCTATGGAATTCAAAGGCACACATATGAGCAGGTTCGTCGAAATACTCGAATGCTCGACAAAAGAATTCCACGTAAACGCAATATTCCCTACTCTCGAGAGAATGCAGGAGAGATTAAATTCCAATATTTCTCACCTCGAGATAAAATTCCCCTACTTCAAAGAAAAGAAAGCGCCTGTTACCGGCAAGTCGTCTCTGATGAGCTATAATGTCACATTCAACGCGGTGAAAACAAAGGACAAAGAAGATTTTATTTTATCGGTCGACGTTCCTGTAACAACGCTATGTCCGTGCTCTAAGGAAATTGCCCAATACGGAGCGCATAATCAGCGCGGTGAAGTGCGTGTTTCGGTGAGATCGAATGATACTGTCTGGATAGAGGATCTGATAGAAGTCATAGAAAGATCAGCCAGCAGTGAATTGTATTCGCTATTAAAGCGTGAGGATGAGAAATACGTCACTGAAAGAGCATATGAAAATCCGGTATTTGTCGAAGATCTGGTCAGAAATGTGGTCCAGGAATTTAAGAAAAACGGCAAAATCGACTGGTTTAGGGTAGAAGCGGAAAATTTCGAGAGTATTCACAACCATAATGCCTATGCGATGATAGAATCGCATAATAATAAGTGA
- a CDS encoding PBP1A family penicillin-binding protein translates to MAKRKRNKREELDRYLSDRDYRKKKVKKVTAERYSIRVVLFSIFIIFFVLLAYLLYLSQTLPSLSELENPELQEATKIYSDDGVLIDRFYLQNRTIVSIDSLPPYLIDALVAIEDRKFYDHWGVDVQRIFQAFVKNILSGDLTNEGASTITQQLAGNLYVGREVTLNRKIREAMTAIQMERTYTKKEILAYYFNTVYFGKGAHGIEAAARTYFDKSAKDLTLNESAILVGLLKSPTRYDPIENPENSLTRRNIVLNAMREEGYIDDAQYELVKNDPIKVNYKKQESVSESIAPQFSEYVRQILQRKAETYGYDLYRDGLKVYTTLDTRFQKAGEKAITEQLRGFQKSFNNYWSWGRNSEILKDAIERSIKYSEEYKACTTEEQRKTVSDAMRKRESFIDSVKTTTLTVQVAFVCIDPKTGEIKAMVGSNPDRRFKYGLNRVTQMKRQPGSSFKPFVYADAVNKGYSPGYMISNDPIRVNMGGTIWSPKGGGTGGMISMRLGLTKSINVIAVRTAMELAPIDEVIPLAHDMGIKSELPNFLSLSLGAGEVTPLEMTNAYATFANDGIWVEPIAIKRIEDRHGNLIEEFLPDTKEVLSEGVAYIMSDMMEDVINEGTATSVRNYFHRPAAGKTGTSQNHTDAWFIGFTPQYVAGVWVGFDDARIKMGSFGQGGVAAAPIWGRFMKYLYDEMEFPIAYFLMPDDVEEANICTVTGLVSNGSCPSVTELVLKKYLPKKCNISHAPIDFEETASSPNGDSPPPNE, encoded by the coding sequence TTGGCAAAAAGAAAGCGAAATAAAAGAGAAGAGCTCGACAGATATTTATCAGACAGAGACTACAGAAAAAAGAAAGTAAAGAAGGTCACGGCAGAAAGATACTCTATAAGGGTAGTCTTATTTTCCATATTCATTATCTTTTTCGTGTTACTCGCGTATTTACTTTACCTTTCTCAGACACTCCCTTCGTTATCTGAACTCGAAAACCCGGAACTGCAGGAAGCAACTAAGATATATTCAGATGACGGGGTACTAATAGACAGATTTTATCTTCAAAATAGGACGATCGTCTCGATAGACAGTCTCCCGCCGTACCTTATCGACGCATTGGTAGCTATTGAGGACAGGAAGTTTTACGACCACTGGGGAGTAGACGTACAAAGAATATTCCAGGCATTTGTAAAAAATATCCTGAGCGGTGACCTCACTAACGAAGGAGCATCGACTATTACACAACAGCTGGCTGGAAACCTCTATGTAGGCAGGGAGGTAACACTTAACAGGAAGATCCGGGAAGCTATGACGGCTATCCAGATGGAACGGACATACACAAAAAAAGAGATATTAGCATATTATTTTAACACAGTATATTTCGGCAAAGGTGCGCACGGCATTGAAGCCGCCGCAAGAACATATTTTGACAAAAGCGCCAAGGACCTGACTTTAAACGAGAGCGCTATCCTGGTTGGACTCTTGAAATCCCCTACCCGGTATGATCCGATAGAAAATCCTGAGAACAGTCTAACGAGAAGGAACATCGTGCTCAATGCAATGCGTGAGGAAGGTTATATAGACGATGCGCAGTATGAGCTTGTAAAGAATGACCCGATAAAAGTTAACTATAAGAAGCAGGAATCCGTATCCGAATCCATAGCACCGCAGTTTTCCGAATATGTAAGGCAGATACTTCAAAGAAAGGCCGAGACATACGGGTACGACCTGTATAGAGATGGTCTCAAAGTTTATACTACGCTCGATACGCGGTTTCAGAAAGCCGGCGAAAAAGCAATTACTGAGCAATTAAGAGGATTCCAGAAATCGTTTAATAATTACTGGAGCTGGGGAAGAAATTCTGAAATTCTAAAGGACGCTATAGAGCGGTCTATTAAATACAGTGAAGAGTATAAAGCATGTACTACCGAAGAGCAAAGGAAAACCGTCTCCGATGCTATGCGCAAAAGAGAATCTTTCATTGATTCGGTAAAAACTACGACCCTGACCGTTCAGGTAGCCTTTGTCTGCATAGATCCAAAGACCGGTGAAATAAAAGCTATGGTAGGATCGAATCCGGACAGGCGTTTCAAATACGGTCTTAACAGGGTTACACAAATGAAGAGACAGCCCGGATCATCCTTTAAACCGTTCGTTTATGCTGATGCGGTTAATAAAGGTTATTCACCCGGTTATATGATATCAAACGACCCGATCCGTGTCAATATGGGTGGTACTATATGGTCTCCCAAGGGAGGCGGTACCGGCGGAATGATCTCGATGAGACTTGGTCTTACTAAATCAATCAACGTAATAGCTGTTAGAACGGCAATGGAGCTGGCGCCGATCGATGAGGTGATACCGCTGGCGCACGATATGGGTATTAAATCCGAACTGCCCAACTTCCTTTCGTTGTCTCTCGGAGCAGGCGAAGTAACACCGCTCGAAATGACGAATGCGTATGCTACATTTGCCAATGACGGTATATGGGTAGAACCTATCGCAATAAAACGAATCGAAGACAGACACGGAAACCTGATAGAAGAGTTTCTTCCTGACACAAAAGAAGTTCTTAGCGAAGGTGTTGCATACATAATGAGCGATATGATGGAAGACGTTATTAACGAAGGAACTGCAACAAGTGTTAGAAACTATTTCCACAGACCTGCCGCTGGTAAGACAGGAACCTCACAAAATCATACAGATGCCTGGTTCATTGGATTCACTCCACAGTATGTAGCAGGTGTATGGGTTGGATTTGATGATGCTAGAATAAAGATGGGTTCGTTTGGACAGGGTGGTGTTGCCGCCGCGCCTATCTGGGGAAGATTCATGAAGTATCTTTATGACGAAATGGAATTCCCGATAGCATATTTCTTGATGCCGGATGATGTCGAGGAGGCGAATATTTGTACGGTAACAGGTCTCGTAAGCAATGGCTCATGTCCGTCGGTTACGGAGCTTGTACTTAAGAAATATCTGCCGAAAAAGTGTAATATCAGTCACGCTCCAATTGATTTTGAGGAAACCGCTTCTTCTCCGAACGGTGATTCTCCTCCGCCAAATGAATAG
- the thyX gene encoding FAD-dependent thymidylate synthase: protein MGEKLHKQVLDKGFLEVIDHLGSDLTVVNSARVSFGKRKEEFDDKDAKLVKFLARNKHWSPFRHMVVQFHLKAPEFVMRQWYKHVVGIETTSGSAAKDHAWNEISGRYVPVTDFYKPEVWRRQSEDNKQASEGSIDDQTGANEVFDDCMDYIMKAYDKLLELGVAKEQARMLLPLNQYTEVYWTASFQAIMNFIELRDEDTAQWEIRQYAIAMKEFMMELYPNTTRIWFEVKESA, encoded by the coding sequence ATGGGAGAAAAACTTCATAAGCAGGTCCTCGATAAGGGGTTCCTGGAAGTAATAGATCACCTCGGTTCCGACCTCACGGTAGTAAACTCAGCCCGCGTATCATTTGGTAAAAGAAAGGAAGAATTCGACGATAAGGATGCTAAACTGGTAAAATTCCTTGCCAGGAATAAGCACTGGTCGCCATTTCGCCATATGGTGGTGCAGTTTCATCTAAAAGCCCCGGAATTTGTAATGAGACAGTGGTATAAGCATGTTGTCGGCATAGAGACTACGTCCGGCTCGGCGGCAAAAGACCACGCATGGAATGAGATCAGCGGAAGATATGTCCCGGTAACGGATTTTTATAAACCGGAAGTCTGGCGCAGGCAGTCGGAAGATAATAAGCAGGCGTCCGAAGGAAGTATAGATGACCAGACTGGAGCGAACGAGGTATTCGATGATTGTATGGATTACATTATGAAGGCTTATGATAAACTTCTCGAGCTGGGTGTCGCAAAGGAGCAGGCGAGGATGCTTCTTCCTTTGAATCAATATACTGAAGTTTACTGGACGGCGTCATTCCAGGCGATCATGAATTTCATCGAACTTCGTGATGAAGACACTGCTCAATGGGAGATAAGACAGTATGCGATTGCCATGAAGGAGTTTATGATGGAATTGTATCCTAATACAACCCGTATATGGTTTGAAGTGAAGGAAAGCGCTTAA
- a CDS encoding redoxin domain-containing protein: MKTGLLLGGLIIIGALSVGIYNAVAVTDDRDDEPEFFTNNITNNTPSNITDDPANEITTTGDWINTNENLTLEKLKGKVVLIEFWTFGCYNCTNTIPHLNEWYGKYKDKGLEIIGIHCPEFDNERNPDNVRDNVKELGIEYPVLIDNEFKNWYNYDVHAWPTIFVLDKNGVERYKKVGEKGYKKTEAVINELLAEE, from the coding sequence ATGAAGACCGGACTGCTTCTCGGAGGACTAATAATCATCGGCGCATTATCCGTCGGTATCTACAACGCTGTTGCCGTTACAGATGATCGCGATGACGAACCCGAATTTTTCACCAACAACATCACAAATAATACACCCTCTAATATTACCGACGATCCCGCAAACGAGATCACCACTACCGGTGACTGGATAAATACGAACGAAAACCTTACTCTCGAAAAACTCAAAGGTAAAGTCGTCCTAATAGAATTCTGGACCTTCGGATGCTACAACTGCACCAATACCATTCCTCACCTTAACGAATGGTACGGCAAATACAAAGACAAAGGACTCGAGATCATCGGCATCCACTGCCCGGAATTCGATAACGAGAGAAACCCTGACAATGTAAGAGATAATGTAAAAGAGCTCGGTATTGAGTACCCTGTGCTTATCGACAATGAATTTAAGAACTGGTACAACTACGACGTTCATGCATGGCCAACTATCTTCGTATTGGATAAAAATGGTGTCGAAAGATACAAAAAGGTTGGGGAAAAAGGTTACAAAAAGACTGAAGCCGTCATTAATGAGCTTCTGGCAGAAGAATAA
- a CDS encoding proline dehydrogenase family protein → MNLFNKAVVSIIPIFPKKLVKVFANKYIAGDKLEDAVKTVLDLQKQGYVSTVDVLGESVTEKQTAIHCKDENLQVIDAIVENKLPAYLSVKLTMLGLDIDYDFCYSLFEETLAYAHEKGVFVRIDMEDSSVTEKTITIFEKAKAKYDNVGIVIQAYLRRSEDDVKRLIKIGASFRICKGIYVEPEEIAFKDKDEIRNNYEKLIRLALENGSYVGIATHDDHLVHKCEKIITELGLGKDKYEFQMLLGVREQLRDQILASGHKVRIYVPFGKRWYEYSIRRFKENPHVAGQVMKSIFTGGK, encoded by the coding sequence ATGAATCTTTTCAACAAAGCAGTAGTTTCCATAATCCCGATATTCCCGAAAAAATTAGTAAAGGTTTTTGCCAATAAATATATTGCCGGCGATAAGCTCGAGGATGCCGTTAAAACCGTGCTCGACCTGCAAAAGCAGGGATATGTATCCACAGTCGATGTTTTAGGCGAGAGTGTTACGGAAAAACAGACTGCCATACACTGTAAAGATGAGAATCTCCAGGTAATAGACGCAATCGTCGAGAATAAGCTCCCCGCTTACCTGTCCGTTAAACTCACAATGCTTGGTCTTGACATAGATTATGATTTCTGCTACAGTCTCTTCGAAGAGACGCTTGCGTATGCTCATGAGAAAGGGGTCTTCGTCAGGATAGACATGGAAGACTCGTCGGTAACAGAAAAAACTATAACGATCTTTGAGAAAGCTAAAGCTAAGTATGACAATGTCGGCATAGTGATACAGGCATACCTCCGAAGAAGTGAGGATGATGTGAAGCGATTAATAAAGATCGGGGCAAGCTTTAGGATATGCAAAGGAATTTATGTCGAACCGGAGGAGATAGCTTTCAAAGATAAAGATGAAATAAGAAATAATTACGAAAAATTGATAAGGCTGGCGCTGGAAAACGGCTCCTATGTCGGGATTGCAACTCACGATGACCACCTTGTTCACAAATGCGAGAAGATAATAACGGAGCTGGGGCTTGGTAAGGACAAATATGAATTCCAGATGCTCCTCGGTGTAAGGGAACAATTAAGAGATCAGATACTTGCCTCGGGACATAAAGTAAGGATCTATGTACCATTTGGAAAAAGATGGTACGAATACTCCATAAGAAGATTCAAAGAAAACCCGCACGTCGCCGGGCAGGTAATGAAAAGCATATTTACTGGCGGAAAGTAA
- a CDS encoding T9SS type A sorting domain-containing protein, which yields MRNPTKCTSSVLILFSVVLLLITSSVYSNVKPGFKVYPTDGISLQVPFTPNSINTFIFNTGVFDQDLRTNNTPGFQWPAGSGKFAIFTAGLTIAGYVDGQLRMAAASYTGEYLPGKVLYNGSNPEGYTDSTFKLYRVSEGDNCSNNPDWANWGLMVPYGAPYTDVNSNSQYDPCIDIPGVKDSKQTVFVYLTDAFPAQHTGSEGFGGGTDPLFAEMSFTIWGYQGYAVSDMHFMKFNVINKNTMPWDSVYVGLISDPDVGDPTDDYIGCDTSKNLAYTYNSDNMDGTGSGTSYGANPPAAGFQFLKSPVIGLTELKLTSLNYFTNTGSGQAVCEQDPQQPIEAYNYLKGFKKDGTPWLNAEFTPPTITKFCYPGDPETNTGWTEYTGKVSNCGGDTTGSIVSSPAGDRRLVMSTGSNMLSMSQNDTMEIVMAQLIARGTDNKNSVTLLKNLALISDGLYHSGFVNVGVTPISTIIPKNYSLSQNYPNPFNPSTKIEFEIPKTDLVKVAVYDITGKEIATLVNSNLNAGSYRVDFDGSGLASGIYFYSLETSGFRETRKMILLK from the coding sequence ATGAGAAACCCAACAAAATGCACTTCCAGCGTATTAATACTTTTTTCTGTAGTTTTACTTTTGATCACTAGCTCAGTTTACTCAAACGTAAAACCCGGTTTTAAGGTCTACCCTACGGATGGAATATCCTTACAGGTACCTTTTACACCAAATAGCATAAATACATTTATATTCAATACCGGGGTATTTGACCAGGATCTAAGGACAAATAACACTCCCGGCTTCCAGTGGCCGGCAGGAAGCGGTAAGTTTGCTATCTTCACAGCAGGCTTAACGATTGCAGGATATGTAGACGGGCAACTAAGGATGGCTGCCGCTTCATACACCGGAGAGTATCTACCCGGTAAAGTCCTCTATAATGGCAGTAATCCCGAGGGATATACAGACAGTACTTTTAAGCTATATCGAGTATCCGAAGGTGATAACTGCTCCAATAATCCTGATTGGGCAAACTGGGGACTAATGGTGCCTTACGGAGCACCTTACACTGATGTAAATAGTAATAGTCAATATGATCCTTGTATTGATATTCCCGGTGTGAAAGATTCAAAACAAACAGTATTTGTGTATCTAACGGACGCATTTCCTGCACAGCATACAGGTTCGGAGGGCTTTGGAGGAGGAACCGATCCCTTATTCGCAGAAATGTCTTTCACAATATGGGGATACCAGGGCTATGCAGTAAGTGACATGCACTTCATGAAATTTAATGTAATCAATAAGAATACCATGCCATGGGACAGTGTGTATGTTGGTTTGATTTCAGATCCGGACGTAGGTGACCCTACGGATGACTATATAGGATGTGATACATCAAAGAATCTGGCTTATACATATAATTCGGATAATATGGATGGAACCGGGAGTGGAACGAGCTATGGGGCAAATCCTCCTGCCGCAGGGTTCCAATTTCTTAAATCACCTGTAATAGGTCTTACAGAACTAAAGCTAACATCATTAAATTATTTTACAAATACAGGATCCGGACAAGCAGTGTGCGAACAGGATCCACAGCAGCCTATTGAAGCCTATAATTATCTTAAGGGATTTAAAAAGGACGGCACACCATGGCTCAATGCGGAATTTACTCCCCCAACAATAACAAAATTTTGTTATCCGGGAGACCCGGAAACAAATACCGGCTGGACTGAATACACAGGCAAAGTAAGCAATTGCGGAGGAGATACAACCGGTTCTATCGTATCCAGTCCCGCGGGAGACAGAAGGCTTGTAATGAGCACCGGGTCAAATATGTTATCAATGTCGCAAAATGATACAATGGAAATAGTTATGGCTCAACTAATCGCCAGAGGCACTGACAATAAAAACTCTGTGACATTATTGAAAAACCTTGCACTGATATCGGATGGATTATATCACTCCGGATTTGTCAATGTAGGAGTAACGCCGATATCGACTATTATACCAAAGAATTATTCCTTATCGCAGAACTATCCTAACCCTTTCAATCCGTCTACAAAGATAGAATTCGAGATTCCGAAAACGGATCTTGTAAAAGTAGCAGTATATGACATCACGGGGAAGGAGATCGCCACCCTTGTTAACAGTAATCTAAATGCTGGTTCGTACAGGGTGGATTTTGACGGATCAGGCCTTGCAAGTGGAATTTATTTTTATTCTCTTGAAACATCCGGATTCAGAGAAACCAGGAAAATGATTCTCCTCAAATAA